Proteins encoded in a region of the Moritella marina ATCC 15381 genome:
- the arcA gene encoding two-component system response regulator ArcA, with the protein MQTPNILIVEDELVTRNTLKSIFEAEGYSVHEASNGDEMYEIIANNPISLVIMDINLPGKNGLLLARELRDQHNVALMFLTGRDNEVDKILGLEIGADDYITKPFNPRELTIRARNLLGRTFTKLPVADEEKAIVEEYEFNGWRLNINSRSLISPLDDSFKLPRSEFRAMLHFVENPGKIQTRAMLLKKMTGRELKPHDRTVDVTIRRIRKHFESIADTPEIIATIHGEGYRFCGELS; encoded by the coding sequence ATGCAAACCCCAAACATTCTTATCGTAGAAGATGAACTCGTTACACGTAACACCCTAAAAAGCATCTTCGAAGCTGAAGGCTATTCAGTACATGAAGCAAGTAACGGCGATGAAATGTATGAGATCATTGCCAATAATCCTATCAGCTTGGTAATCATGGATATTAACCTTCCAGGAAAAAATGGCTTATTGTTAGCACGTGAACTACGTGACCAACATAATGTAGCACTAATGTTTTTAACTGGTCGCGACAATGAAGTTGACAAGATTTTAGGTCTAGAAATTGGTGCTGACGATTACATTACTAAACCGTTTAACCCACGTGAATTAACGATTCGTGCACGTAACCTACTTGGCCGTACTTTTACTAAACTGCCAGTAGCAGATGAAGAAAAAGCTATCGTTGAAGAATATGAGTTCAATGGTTGGCGTTTAAATATCAACAGCCGTTCTTTAATTAGCCCGCTGGATGATTCATTTAAACTACCTCGTAGTGAATTCCGTGCGATGCTACACTTCGTAGAAAACCCAGGTAAGATTCAAACACGTGCAATGTTATTGAAAAAAATGACAGGCCGAGAATTGAAACCACATGATCGTACTGTTGATGTAACAATTCGTCGTATCCGTAAGCATTTCGAAAGTATTGCAGATACGCCAGAAATCATTGCAACGATCCACGGTGAAGGTTACCGTTTTTGCGGTGAATTAAGCTAA
- a CDS encoding chemotaxis protein — protein MSQSQGLLLFKLNLQQKFAIGTLKVQEIVPSTRLYSLPGSHPMVMGAATLRGKTIPIIDMASAVGYRAVTKEEYDSCNIIITDCSRQVVGFLVRHIDKIMECSWKDISAPSATLGCNIYTTGVMHVDDKLVQLMDVERLLADIYPDDEHIELPQFSAAELEELRNKEILVVDDSMVARNQLGSALDAAGIHYQVSKNGQDALTAMQAAVESGKPIDVLVSDIEMPGLDGYEVAFEVRSTPNVSATYIILHTSLSSMISTERAQQIGADEALTKFDASELLQAILRGVKGRENIT, from the coding sequence ATGAGTCAGTCACAAGGTTTATTATTGTTTAAGTTAAATCTGCAGCAAAAATTTGCTATCGGCACGTTAAAAGTACAAGAAATTGTGCCTTCTACACGGCTTTATTCCTTACCTGGTTCTCACCCTATGGTGATGGGCGCTGCGACATTACGTGGTAAAACGATTCCTATTATTGATATGGCAAGCGCTGTCGGTTATCGCGCTGTAACAAAAGAAGAATACGATTCGTGTAATATTATTATTACTGATTGTAGCCGCCAAGTGGTAGGATTCTTAGTGCGTCATATCGACAAGATCATGGAATGCAGCTGGAAAGATATTTCTGCGCCGAGCGCAACACTAGGTTGTAATATCTACACCACAGGGGTTATGCACGTTGACGACAAGTTAGTGCAGCTCATGGATGTTGAGCGTTTATTAGCAGATATTTATCCGGATGATGAGCATATTGAATTACCGCAATTCAGTGCCGCAGAACTCGAAGAACTACGTAACAAAGAGATCTTGGTTGTCGATGATTCGATGGTTGCACGTAACCAGTTGGGCAGTGCGCTAGATGCTGCGGGTATCCATTATCAAGTTTCTAAGAATGGTCAAGATGCACTAACGGCGATGCAAGCTGCTGTAGAGTCTGGTAAACCAATTGATGTATTGGTGAGTGACATCGAAATGCCGGGATTAGATGGTTATGAAGTGGCATTTGAAGTGCGTAGTACACCGAATGTATCGGCGACCTATATTATTTTGCATACCTCATTATCAAGCATGATCAGTACTGAACGTGCACAGCAGATTGGTGCTGATGAAGCGCTGACTAAGTTTGATGCCAGTGAGCTATTACAAGCCATTTTACGTGGTGTTAAAGGCCGTGAAAATATTACTTAA
- the purL gene encoding phosphoribosylformylglycinamidine synthase has product MHIMRGAPALSEFRTSKLVERCNDVGLSDITIYAEYVHFADVTTPLSDKERSVLEKLLTYGPRITEHAPEGTLLLVTPRPGTISPWSSKSTDIAINCGLSNVKRLERGIAYYISSKTPLTATQLQTAASLMHDRMMETVFDCLDAAEQLFVQAQARPLKSVDILVGGREALVDANVKLGLALAEDEIDYLIASFTQLKRNPNDIELMMFAQANSEHCRHKIFNADWTIDGQDQEKSLFKMIKNTFEQTGDHVLSAYKDNASVMEGSKAGRFFPDPQTQQYEYHQEDIQILMKVETHNHPTAISPWPGAATGSGGEIRDEGATGRGSKPKAGLVGFSVSNLRIPAFEQPWETDFGKPGRIVSALDIMLEGPLGGAAFNNEFGRPNLLGYFRTYEAEVNSHNGVEVRGYHKPIMLAGGLGNIRDQHVQKGDIPVGAKLIALGGPAMNIGLGGSAASSMDSGQSHEDLDFASVQRENPEMERRCQEVIDRCWQMGEDNPIAFIHDVGAGGLSNAFPELVHDGGRGAQFELRDINNDEPGMSPLEIWCNESQERYVMAVAPENMATFEAICKRERTPFSVVGVATEELHLSVTDSLLDETPIDMPMEVLLGKAPKMHREATTLVTEGQALDFTGITVKDASERLLRLPAIAEKTFLITIGDRSVTGLVARDQMVGPWQVPVADCAVTAASFDTYAGEAMAIGERTPLALLNFPASSRMAVAEALTNIAATEIGDLTRINLSANWMSAAGHPGEDAGLYAAVKAVGEELCPELNLTIPVGKDSMSMKTRWEDEGENKEVTSPLSLIITAFGRVTDVRKTVTPQLRTDKGATDLILIDLGNGQNRLGASSLAQVYKQLGQHTPDVDSSEQLKGFFDAMQVLVKEQSLLAYHDRSDGGLFSTVTEMAFAGHCGVDVELDMLGTDDLAALYSEELGAVIQVSSAMKEQVLTTLAGHGLAACCHVIGSTNTDDMVRFTRNGENVLAESRTYFRAIWAETTLKMQALRDNPSCAQQEFDLKLDVKDPGLNVNLSFDVNEDIAAPYIMTGVQPKMAILREQGVNSQTEMAAAFDRAGFAAQDIHMSDILSGRVNLEDFAGLAACGGFSYGDVLGAGEGWAKSILFNPQARDQFAAFFAREDSFSLGVCNGCQMLSNLGELIPGSELWPRFVTNQSERFEARFSLVEVPKNPSLFLGDLAGSRMPIAVSHGEGRIELRDEAHLQALSNSGTVALNFVDNYGQPTTQYPSNPNGSPLGITGLTTTDGRVTIMMPHPERVFRTVSNSWHPEEWGEDSPWMRMFRNARVNLG; this is encoded by the coding sequence ATGCATATAATGCGAGGAGCGCCAGCGCTTTCTGAGTTTCGTACTAGCAAACTAGTCGAACGATGTAATGATGTAGGATTATCGGATATAACAATTTACGCGGAGTACGTCCATTTTGCCGATGTAACAACCCCGCTCAGTGACAAAGAACGGAGTGTCCTGGAAAAATTGTTGACCTACGGGCCAAGAATTACAGAGCACGCTCCTGAAGGAACTCTCCTTCTTGTTACTCCTCGTCCCGGCACTATCTCTCCTTGGTCTTCTAAATCTACCGACATCGCAATCAACTGCGGCCTTTCTAACGTAAAACGTCTTGAACGTGGCATCGCTTACTACATCTCTTCAAAAACACCACTTACAGCTACCCAACTACAAACTGCAGCAAGCTTGATGCACGACCGTATGATGGAAACTGTATTTGATTGTCTAGATGCAGCTGAACAATTATTTGTTCAAGCACAAGCGCGCCCATTAAAGTCTGTTGATATCTTAGTAGGTGGCCGTGAGGCACTTGTTGATGCGAATGTTAAATTAGGTTTAGCATTGGCTGAAGATGAAATTGATTATTTGATTGCCAGTTTTACGCAGTTAAAGCGTAATCCAAATGACATCGAATTAATGATGTTTGCGCAAGCAAACTCAGAGCATTGTCGTCATAAGATTTTTAATGCGGATTGGACTATTGATGGCCAAGACCAAGAAAAATCATTATTTAAGATGATCAAGAACACCTTCGAACAAACGGGTGATCATGTTTTATCTGCTTATAAAGATAATGCTTCTGTAATGGAAGGTTCAAAAGCCGGCCGTTTCTTCCCAGATCCACAAACTCAGCAGTATGAATATCACCAAGAAGATATTCAAATCCTGATGAAAGTTGAGACTCACAATCACCCAACAGCAATCTCTCCTTGGCCTGGTGCCGCGACAGGTTCTGGTGGTGAAATTCGTGATGAAGGCGCAACGGGTCGTGGTTCGAAGCCAAAAGCAGGTTTAGTTGGTTTTAGCGTATCTAACTTACGTATTCCAGCATTTGAACAGCCTTGGGAAACCGACTTTGGTAAGCCAGGTCGTATCGTTAGTGCATTAGACATTATGCTAGAAGGTCCACTTGGTGGCGCTGCATTTAATAACGAATTTGGTCGTCCTAACCTATTAGGTTACTTCCGTACATATGAAGCTGAAGTTAACAGCCATAACGGTGTGGAAGTACGTGGTTACCACAAGCCAATTATGCTTGCTGGTGGTCTTGGTAATATCCGTGACCAGCACGTTCAAAAAGGTGATATCCCAGTTGGCGCTAAATTAATCGCGCTAGGTGGTCCGGCAATGAACATTGGTTTAGGTGGCAGTGCTGCTTCATCAATGGATTCAGGCCAATCACACGAAGATTTAGACTTTGCTTCAGTACAACGTGAAAACCCAGAAATGGAACGTCGTTGTCAGGAAGTTATCGACCGTTGTTGGCAGATGGGTGAAGACAATCCAATTGCCTTCATTCATGATGTGGGCGCGGGCGGTTTATCCAACGCATTCCCTGAACTGGTACATGACGGTGGTCGTGGCGCGCAGTTTGAATTACGTGATATTAACAACGATGAACCAGGCATGTCACCGCTTGAAATTTGGTGTAATGAATCACAAGAACGTTACGTGATGGCTGTTGCACCTGAAAACATGGCAACATTTGAAGCGATTTGTAAACGTGAACGTACGCCATTCTCTGTGGTTGGTGTTGCGACTGAAGAGTTGCATTTATCAGTAACGGATTCGTTATTAGACGAAACGCCAATTGATATGCCAATGGAAGTATTATTAGGTAAAGCACCTAAGATGCACCGTGAAGCAACAACACTAGTAACGGAAGGTCAAGCATTAGACTTTACCGGCATTACCGTTAAAGACGCTTCAGAACGTTTATTACGTTTACCTGCAATTGCTGAAAAAACCTTCTTGATCACCATCGGTGACCGCTCGGTAACAGGTTTGGTTGCACGTGATCAAATGGTTGGTCCTTGGCAGGTTCCAGTTGCCGATTGCGCAGTCACAGCAGCAAGTTTTGATACTTACGCTGGTGAAGCAATGGCAATCGGTGAACGTACGCCACTTGCCTTGTTAAACTTCCCTGCATCAAGCCGTATGGCGGTTGCTGAAGCATTAACAAATATCGCAGCAACTGAAATCGGTGATCTAACACGCATCAACCTTTCTGCTAACTGGATGTCTGCAGCTGGTCACCCAGGTGAAGACGCGGGTTTATACGCGGCGGTTAAAGCGGTAGGTGAAGAACTTTGTCCTGAATTGAACCTGACTATTCCAGTCGGTAAAGATTCAATGTCAATGAAGACGCGCTGGGAAGATGAAGGTGAGAACAAAGAAGTTACTTCACCATTGTCACTGATTATTACTGCATTCGGTCGTGTGACTGATGTACGTAAAACAGTCACACCACAGCTACGCACTGATAAAGGCGCGACAGACCTTATCCTTATCGATTTAGGTAATGGTCAAAACCGTCTCGGTGCATCTTCATTAGCACAAGTATACAAGCAACTGGGTCAACACACACCAGATGTGGATAGCTCAGAGCAGCTGAAAGGCTTCTTCGATGCAATGCAAGTGTTAGTGAAAGAGCAATCTTTACTGGCTTATCATGACCGTAGTGACGGTGGTTTATTCTCAACAGTAACAGAGATGGCATTTGCCGGTCACTGTGGTGTTGATGTTGAACTTGATATGTTAGGTACAGATGATCTTGCGGCACTTTACTCAGAAGAGTTAGGTGCGGTTATCCAAGTTTCTTCAGCAATGAAAGAGCAAGTACTAACAACACTAGCAGGCCACGGTCTCGCTGCATGTTGCCATGTCATTGGTTCGACAAACACGGACGATATGGTGCGTTTCACCCGTAATGGCGAAAACGTATTAGCGGAAAGCCGTACTTACTTCCGTGCAATTTGGGCTGAAACAACGCTTAAGATGCAAGCATTACGTGATAACCCGAGCTGTGCACAGCAAGAGTTTGATCTTAAACTTGACGTGAAAGACCCTGGTCTAAACGTTAACTTAAGCTTTGATGTTAACGAAGATATTGCTGCACCTTACATCATGACTGGTGTACAACCTAAAATGGCTATTCTCCGTGAGCAGGGTGTAAACTCGCAAACGGAAATGGCGGCTGCATTTGATCGTGCAGGCTTCGCTGCTCAAGATATTCACATGAGTGATATTTTAAGTGGTCGCGTTAACCTAGAAGACTTCGCTGGCCTTGCGGCTTGTGGTGGTTTCTCTTACGGTGATGTATTAGGCGCGGGTGAAGGTTGGGCTAAATCAATCTTATTCAACCCACAAGCACGTGATCAGTTTGCAGCTTTCTTCGCACGTGAAGACAGTTTTTCACTGGGTGTATGTAATGGTTGTCAGATGTTATCTAACTTGGGTGAACTTATCCCGGGTTCAGAATTATGGCCACGTTTCGTTACCAACCAATCTGAGCGTTTTGAAGCACGTTTCAGCTTAGTTGAAGTACCGAAAAACCCGTCATTATTCTTAGGTGACCTTGCTGGTTCAAGAATGCCTATCGCTGTATCTCACGGTGAAGGTCGTATTGAATTACGTGATGAAGCGCATCTGCAAGCACTGAGTAACAGTGGTACGGTTGCACTTAACTTCGTTGATAACTACGGTCAACCAACGACGCAATACCCATCTAATCCAAATGGTTCGCCATTAGGTATTACGGGTCTTACGACGACCGATGGTCGCGTAACTATCATGATGCCACATCCGGAACGTGTATTCCGCACTGTGAGCAACTCATGGCATCCAGAAGAATGGGGCGAAGATAGCCCGTGGATGCGTATGTTCCGCAACGCACGCGTTAACTTAGGTTAA
- the mltF gene encoding membrane-bound lytic murein transglycosylase MltF, with product MQIFLVRLQHFFKLALIIALAALVSGCIQENDERTQLEQIQDAGELHVKTIYGPANYYLDDNKPTGLEYELLKQFSDYLGVELIIHPYHSLKTMLDAEKTRAKPFALSAAGLTRTEKRLDDYRMGPSYYEVKQLLIYRKGSLRPRNLQQVVDPIYVVKSSSHEEYVQKLQRDNPELNLTYKTLPDEDLLFSNLEAGKIKLAIADDTSLSQHQYYYPHLNKAFVLEDELDVVWLMDKNDDDSFANAVLAFFTLQQITGSMELLQEKYFGHIDTFDFVDTRTFLRRVDSQLPKYEALFRKYAGQLDWRLLAAVSYQESHWNPKARSPTGVRGMMMLTWPTAREFGVTSRVDPVQSVKAGSAYLAKLINRLPDTISEHEKPWFALAAYNIGYSHLIDARKITEKLGGNENSWAEVKAIIPLLQQRKWYKYTRFGYARGNEAVKYVSNIRKYYDSLRWFDEQINMTEQVARDLGLEISTRPDQEPVLSEVE from the coding sequence TTGCAGATATTCTTAGTACGCTTACAACATTTTTTCAAACTGGCCCTGATCATTGCTTTAGCCGCGCTCGTGTCTGGCTGCATACAAGAAAATGATGAACGCACTCAGCTTGAACAAATCCAAGATGCTGGAGAATTACACGTAAAAACGATCTATGGCCCAGCCAACTATTATCTTGATGATAATAAACCGACTGGACTTGAATATGAATTATTGAAACAATTTAGTGATTACCTCGGTGTCGAATTAATTATTCACCCATATCACTCACTAAAAACGATGCTTGACGCTGAAAAAACCAGAGCAAAACCGTTTGCATTATCCGCTGCAGGTTTAACCCGCACCGAGAAACGATTAGATGATTATCGCATGGGCCCAAGTTACTACGAGGTCAAACAACTGCTCATTTATCGTAAAGGTAGTCTGAGACCCCGCAATCTACAACAAGTTGTCGACCCTATATATGTTGTAAAAAGCTCAAGTCACGAGGAGTACGTGCAAAAACTGCAACGTGATAATCCCGAACTCAACCTGACTTATAAAACCTTACCTGATGAAGACCTGCTATTCAGCAACTTAGAAGCAGGAAAGATAAAACTCGCGATTGCCGACGATACTTCACTGTCGCAGCATCAATATTACTATCCGCATTTAAATAAAGCGTTTGTGCTTGAAGATGAGCTTGATGTCGTTTGGCTGATGGATAAAAATGATGATGATTCATTTGCCAATGCCGTGTTAGCTTTCTTTACCTTACAGCAAATCACCGGATCGATGGAGTTATTACAAGAAAAATATTTTGGCCATATAGACACATTTGATTTTGTGGATACCCGCACTTTTCTACGTCGTGTTGATTCACAATTACCTAAGTACGAAGCTTTATTCCGCAAATATGCAGGACAATTAGACTGGCGCTTATTAGCCGCGGTGAGTTATCAAGAGTCACACTGGAATCCCAAGGCGCGCTCACCTACAGGTGTTCGTGGCATGATGATGCTAACGTGGCCGACGGCGCGAGAGTTTGGTGTAACCTCGCGAGTCGATCCAGTGCAAAGCGTAAAAGCGGGCTCAGCCTATTTAGCTAAACTCATAAACCGCTTACCAGATACGATTTCAGAACATGAAAAACCCTGGTTTGCATTAGCAGCCTATAATATAGGTTACAGCCATTTAATTGATGCGCGTAAAATTACCGAAAAACTCGGTGGCAATGAAAATAGCTGGGCTGAAGTAAAAGCCATCATTCCGTTACTGCAGCAACGTAAATGGTATAAATACACACGTTTTGGTTACGCCAGAGGTAATGAAGCAGTAAAGTATGTCAGTAATATTCGTAAATATTATGATAGCTTGCGCTGGTTTGATGAACAAATTAACATGACTGAACAAGTTGCCCGAGACCTTGGTCTTGAAATATCTACAAGACCAGATCAAGAGCCAGTATTGAGTGAAGTAGAGTAA
- the tadA gene encoding tRNA adenosine(34) deaminase TadA: MTLSNSLKSPPASHVSTTDIETDSDSDSVLAAATEDSVTDSDINLALTPEQIEADERWMQHAIMLAGKAEAIDEVPVGAVVILDGEIIGEGWNQAINLHDATAHAEIIALRAAGKTVENYRLIDATLYVTLEPCSMCAGAMVHSRVKRLVYGAVDLKTGAAGSVFNLVEHAQLNHQIEVRSGVFASETGALLSNFFKRRRKEKKALKRLLKG, encoded by the coding sequence ATAACTTTAAGTAACAGCCTCAAAAGTCCCCCTGCCAGTCACGTCAGTACGACTGACATTGAGACTGATAGTGATAGTGATAGTGTTCTTGCAGCGGCGACCGAGGATAGCGTTACCGACAGCGATATTAATTTAGCACTTACGCCAGAGCAGATTGAAGCTGACGAACGCTGGATGCAACATGCGATCATGCTTGCAGGCAAAGCGGAAGCGATTGATGAGGTGCCTGTTGGTGCGGTTGTCATACTCGATGGTGAAATCATTGGTGAAGGTTGGAATCAAGCGATTAATTTACACGATGCCACAGCACATGCTGAAATCATCGCGTTACGTGCAGCGGGTAAAACAGTCGAAAATTATCGCCTTATTGACGCTACGCTGTATGTGACGTTAGAGCCTTGTTCTATGTGTGCAGGGGCAATGGTGCATAGCAGAGTGAAGCGTTTAGTTTATGGGGCGGTAGATTTAAAAACGGGGGCGGCAGGCTCGGTATTTAACTTGGTAGAGCATGCACAGTTGAATCATCAAATTGAAGTACGTTCAGGGGTTTTTGCTAGTGAGACCGGCGCATTATTAAGTAATTTCTTCAAACGTCGCCGTAAAGAGAAAAAAGCCCTGAAGCGCTTATTGAAAGGTTAG
- a CDS encoding ImpA family metalloprotease produces the protein MNYTNIIMGLSLALVVACNSESSATDEPIREAIPVAPAPVAPAPVVPEPVTPIVITQALATGDVSYVDDASLLVAELKHTVTANQITAKSIKQSLFNIGAKDAPALIDLTWWPTHDAAAFKNTYGINYSVIESNAIIPEYDDGKRKPEALPVAIAGQYKAQGRYLALNSNPFRNKGKDDNALNADMELWLKNATYWLSQRNDFSADKPLNIVMSQLDDSYYFKDRTLTRTWFDEHYTDNVNYNLPQVCDGSALASCVSEDTDLVILSQYTDGLTDDEVGDYVASVETLLTQGTSVLYVHHDGNLKPLGKALFELLHITYIGDNYWRKFGTTAFNVMDNYDVLPADIELQVALLNRLDSNSFSVDLSQCNDKTCEPASLMDEQFYQAASMIKAQIDSIDKNKIALFEDDVFNYQKLLILLGDKYRQDVLFPMNKVDTNANVFLRSLYADHVLFNNRQINTAQASLGDFSRSDFSHITPVTQQVSLSTRGAFQAAGVYVLPGKTVTITRNDNLDVNTSVFINTLRSGSTHEYLAKDGYSRPKFIKSQSYNIKPGETLTLTSAYGGLLQVGFDTKTNVVATDPLAQVDFTFVNVGLHPVWRSNSDNVAFTAQVSANQYDWAEFITANFQVHSTTDKMLKTIADPTWSDLSLLATTTQKYTHGYEKALGGFEGPNIEVLAEVVSFANSKGLALAYKDQIHHFNADRATCGSGCSGNPYDANWQFNPLGHGDLHEIGHTQESSRFRFSGWDSHSSTNYYSYFTKHMNFQKTGNAPVCQNLNFESMFTHLKASRQQGVDSYQYMQDLGLNSWSNGAMIMIQAMMAAQNAGTLDIGWHLIARLHVLDRNFSTALKQESTWLSTRDVLGFSQYSQAEAKSIGKNEWLAIAMSTAIERDITDFTTMWGLVVDDKAKAQIAATQSTVLPMNFYASNNLGGYCESLAQPKITVNANMAWPH, from the coding sequence TTGAATTATACAAATATAATAATGGGACTTAGTCTAGCGCTAGTGGTGGCTTGTAACTCTGAATCATCTGCGACGGATGAACCAATCCGAGAAGCTATACCAGTGGCACCAGCACCAGTGGCACCAGCACCAGTGGTTCCAGAACCTGTGACACCAATAGTGATAACTCAAGCACTTGCGACTGGCGATGTCAGTTATGTTGATGATGCATCACTGTTGGTTGCAGAGCTTAAGCACACCGTCACGGCGAATCAAATAACGGCAAAATCTATCAAGCAAAGCTTGTTTAATATCGGTGCTAAAGATGCACCAGCATTAATTGATTTAACTTGGTGGCCGACTCATGATGCTGCTGCATTTAAAAATACTTATGGTATAAATTATTCAGTTATAGAATCAAATGCGATTATTCCTGAATATGATGATGGCAAGAGAAAGCCAGAAGCATTACCTGTAGCTATTGCAGGTCAATATAAAGCACAAGGTCGTTATTTAGCATTAAACTCAAACCCTTTTCGTAATAAAGGTAAAGATGACAATGCATTAAATGCTGACATGGAATTATGGCTAAAAAACGCGACTTACTGGCTATCCCAACGAAATGATTTCTCGGCAGATAAACCGTTAAATATTGTGATGTCGCAATTAGATGACTCATATTACTTTAAAGACAGAACGCTAACGCGCACATGGTTTGATGAACATTACACCGATAACGTTAACTATAATTTACCACAAGTATGCGATGGCTCTGCATTAGCAAGCTGCGTTAGCGAAGATACTGATTTAGTTATTTTGTCGCAGTATACAGATGGACTTACCGACGATGAGGTGGGTGATTATGTAGCGAGCGTGGAAACATTATTAACACAAGGCACATCGGTATTATATGTACATCACGACGGTAATCTTAAACCATTAGGGAAAGCGTTATTTGAATTGCTACATATTACCTATATCGGTGATAACTACTGGCGTAAATTTGGCACCACTGCTTTTAATGTGATGGATAATTATGATGTGCTACCTGCTGATATTGAGCTGCAGGTGGCGTTGTTAAATCGTCTAGACAGCAATAGTTTTTCTGTTGACCTGTCACAGTGTAACGATAAAACGTGCGAACCTGCATCTTTAATGGATGAACAGTTTTATCAAGCAGCAAGCATGATTAAAGCGCAGATCGATAGTATCGATAAAAATAAAATTGCCTTGTTCGAGGATGATGTTTTTAACTATCAAAAGCTATTGATCTTACTCGGTGATAAATATCGTCAAGACGTATTATTTCCCATGAATAAGGTCGATACCAACGCCAACGTATTTTTACGTTCTTTATATGCAGACCATGTATTATTCAACAATCGACAGATTAATACAGCGCAAGCGAGTTTAGGTGATTTTAGTCGCAGTGACTTTTCGCATATAACACCCGTTACTCAGCAAGTGAGTCTTAGCACGCGGGGCGCGTTCCAAGCTGCTGGTGTATATGTGTTACCGGGGAAAACAGTGACGATCACACGTAATGATAATTTGGATGTGAATACCAGTGTATTTATTAATACATTACGCAGTGGTTCTACACACGAATATTTAGCAAAAGATGGTTATAGTCGACCAAAGTTTATCAAATCGCAAAGCTATAATATCAAGCCAGGAGAAACACTCACGTTAACGTCTGCTTATGGTGGCTTGTTGCAAGTCGGTTTTGATACCAAAACAAATGTTGTTGCGACAGACCCTTTAGCACAAGTTGATTTTACTTTTGTAAATGTAGGCTTGCATCCTGTGTGGCGAAGTAATAGTGATAACGTCGCATTTACCGCACAAGTGAGCGCCAATCAATATGATTGGGCTGAGTTTATTACGGCTAATTTTCAAGTGCATTCAACCACAGATAAAATGTTGAAAACGATAGCAGATCCTACATGGTCAGATCTTTCGCTATTAGCAACAACCACGCAGAAGTATACCCATGGTTATGAGAAAGCGCTTGGTGGTTTTGAAGGGCCAAACATTGAGGTATTGGCTGAAGTCGTTAGCTTTGCTAACAGCAAAGGATTAGCGTTAGCTTATAAAGATCAGATCCATCACTTTAATGCAGACCGAGCGACTTGTGGTTCGGGGTGTTCGGGTAACCCTTATGATGCGAACTGGCAGTTTAATCCACTCGGACACGGTGACTTACATGAAATCGGCCATACCCAAGAAAGTAGCCGTTTCCGGTTTAGTGGGTGGGATTCACATTCAAGTACGAATTATTATTCCTATTTTACCAAACACATGAATTTTCAAAAAACCGGTAATGCGCCAGTGTGCCAAAACTTGAATTTTGAAAGCATGTTTACGCATTTGAAAGCCAGTCGTCAGCAGGGCGTTGATTCGTATCAATACATGCAAGATCTTGGGTTAAACAGCTGGTCAAATGGTGCCATGATCATGATCCAAGCGATGATGGCTGCACAAAATGCAGGTACGCTCGATATTGGTTGGCATTTGATTGCCAGATTGCATGTATTAGATCGTAATTTCAGCACGGCACTAAAACAAGAGTCGACGTGGCTCTCGACGCGAGATGTGCTGGGCTTTAGCCAATATTCACAAGCTGAAGCGAAATCTATCGGTAAAAATGAGTGGTTAGCCATTGCGATGTCAACGGCAATAGAACGTGATATTACCGATTTTACTACTATGTGGGGACTGGTTGTTGATGATAAAGCCAAGGCGCAAATAGCGGCTACGCAAAGTACCGTGTTACCGATGAACTTCTATGCATCGAATAATTTGGGGGGATATTGTGAAAGCTTGGCACAGCCAAAAATAACCGTGAATGCCAACATGGCTTGGCCGCATTAG